The following DNA comes from Corynebacterium lizhenjunii.
TGATCCAACGAGGTTAGTTGCCATGGGTAGGGCAATGAGTCGAACCAGAATCCATGGTCAATGGACCATAGGGAATTGTCGTCCGCGTTATCCGTGAGGACTTGGAGGTCTTCTTGGACATTGCATAGTGCCCACATGGCAATGAGTTTGGGGATGTGATTGTGATTTGCGTCGTTATTAACGAAGGGAATGACGCTAAAACCCTGCTGTAGTGTGCCGGTGTGGAGATTTAGGGAACCAAATAGTGGTGTTCCGGTGAGACGATAACGCTCTGTTGAATCTCCAATCATGTGGCCGTGGAGGGATATTGGTACGTAAATTATTTTCCAAGGGCGCACGTGGGCGTTAAGGCGCTGGCCGATGATGCTGGCAGCCACCTCGTTGACTATAGCTTCGTGCCCGTGGTCACTCTCAATGCGTTTGCACCAGTAGTCGTGTCCGTCGTCGGCTCTGCCGAGGAAAGGGCGAGTCCCGGTCTTGTAGGCGACTTTTCCGGGGATTTGCAGGTAAGTCTTTTCGCTTCGAGTGCGGTGGGAATCGTTTGAAATGACGTTTTCAGAAGTCATTGGTTGTTCCTTATACATCGGCTTGCGAACTGTGCTGTTGCTCCAGCCAGGCGTTTATCCCGCCCCGCAAGGAAAGCACCCGGCTATAGCCGC
Coding sequences within:
- a CDS encoding HipA family kinase; its protein translation is MTSENVISNDSHRTRSEKTYLQIPGKVAYKTGTRPFLGRADDGHDYWCKRIESDHGHEAIVNEVAASIIGQRLNAHVRPWKIIYVPISLHGHMIGDSTERYRLTGTPLFGSLNLHTGTLQQGFSVIPFVNNDANHNHIPKLIAMWALCNVQEDLQVLTDNADDNSLWSIDHGFWFDSLPYPWQLTSLDHTGGIPHIPLLRQSIPSSCWDKAITALDNLDATLREELHQALPEEWGISEDKSARLISYVLERKDYTRKLLSDYKTGKRQ